One window of Pseudomonas sp. FP198 genomic DNA carries:
- a CDS encoding response regulator, with protein MDIRFTQRLSYKQARLTVMVGFVLGTLLSLVQIGIDYASEDASINREILSLLEISHNPASRIAYNIDAELAQELALGLLRSPAIVGAELIDNNNTVLASVKRPELQSSYRFISDSLFGAQRQFEDRLYLNHLPGESLGVLRLDVDTYAFGSRFLRRAEVTLLNGFARSLILTGLLLALFYVMLTKPLVRVIRELSSRDPGSSEQRPLECPSGHQHDEIGVLVSVANQQFENVSTEIQQRRAAENRLTDYLAQLENIVSARTAELKAINARLSQSNEELDIARRTALDMADARSAFLANMSHEIRTPLNGLLGMIALSLDGPLTAEQQQQLSIAHDSGKVLVELLNDILDLSKFDAGQLELERIPFDLGALVEDTANLLSQNAAPSVELACLIDPQFPAQVLGDPTRVRQIVSNLLSNALKFTRFGRVDVRLSHYEGGVRVEVWDTGIGIPQEDQARILQPFTQAGAGITRQFGGTGLGLALTYNLCEAMQGRLTISSEAGFGSQFCADLPLPAHSPAPPVETLRGNVVAITTANSGLAELLGMLLPVWGLDYIQRTVDDGLLGLKPDILITDCPECLFNLRPTFDAPILLVTAYGSFMPSEEAAALAPLLQQARPLARHALYQILRRALQSEATTINDAQIEALAPSRRGRVLLVEDNPVNQLVAKGMLVKLGCEVVVAAHGAEALDQLEQQTFDLVLMDCNMPVMDGYEASRQIRRSGRWPDLPIVALTANAMPEERERCRAAGMSDYLSKPFRREELAALLDQWVPTTSAL; from the coding sequence ATGGACATCAGATTCACCCAACGGCTGTCGTACAAACAGGCTCGACTGACCGTCATGGTGGGTTTCGTGCTGGGCACCTTGCTAAGCCTGGTACAGATCGGCATCGATTATGCCAGCGAAGACGCGTCGATCAACCGTGAAATCCTCTCGTTGCTGGAAATCAGCCACAACCCGGCCTCGCGCATCGCCTATAACATCGATGCCGAGCTTGCCCAGGAACTGGCCCTGGGGCTGTTGCGCTCGCCGGCCATCGTCGGCGCCGAACTGATCGATAACAACAATACGGTGCTGGCCAGCGTCAAGCGACCCGAGCTGCAAAGCAGTTACCGGTTTATCAGCGACTCGCTTTTTGGCGCCCAACGGCAGTTCGAAGACCGGCTTTACCTGAATCATCTGCCGGGCGAGTCCCTCGGCGTGCTGCGACTGGATGTCGACACTTATGCGTTCGGCAGCCGTTTCCTGCGCCGTGCCGAGGTGACGCTGCTCAACGGTTTCGCCCGTAGCCTGATCCTGACCGGCCTGCTGCTGGCGCTGTTCTACGTCATGCTGACCAAACCCTTGGTGCGGGTCATCCGCGAACTCAGCAGCCGCGACCCGGGCAGCAGCGAACAGCGCCCGCTGGAATGCCCTTCCGGCCACCAACACGACGAAATCGGCGTGCTGGTATCGGTCGCCAACCAGCAGTTCGAGAATGTCTCCACTGAAATCCAGCAACGGCGCGCGGCTGAAAATCGCCTGACCGATTACCTGGCGCAACTGGAGAATATCGTTTCGGCGCGCACGGCCGAGCTCAAGGCCATCAATGCCCGGCTCAGCCAGTCCAACGAAGAGCTGGATATTGCCCGGCGCACCGCCCTCGACATGGCTGACGCGCGCTCCGCGTTCCTGGCCAACATGAGCCATGAGATCCGCACCCCCCTCAATGGCTTGCTCGGGATGATCGCCCTGTCCCTGGATGGCCCGTTGACGGCCGAACAACAGCAACAACTGTCGATAGCCCATGACTCCGGCAAGGTCTTGGTCGAACTGCTCAACGACATTCTCGACCTGTCCAAATTCGACGCTGGCCAACTGGAACTCGAACGTATCCCGTTCGACCTTGGCGCGCTGGTCGAAGACACCGCCAACCTGCTGTCGCAGAACGCGGCGCCAAGCGTCGAACTGGCGTGCCTGATCGACCCGCAGTTCCCGGCCCAGGTACTGGGCGACCCGACCCGCGTTCGCCAGATCGTCAGCAACCTGCTTTCCAACGCATTGAAGTTCACCCGTTTCGGTCGGGTCGATGTGCGCTTGAGTCACTACGAAGGCGGCGTGCGGGTCGAGGTCTGGGACACCGGCATCGGCATTCCCCAGGAGGACCAGGCGCGGATTCTCCAGCCGTTCACCCAGGCCGGCGCGGGCATTACCCGCCAGTTCGGTGGCACCGGGCTGGGCCTGGCACTGACCTACAACCTCTGCGAGGCGATGCAGGGCCGGTTGACGATCAGTTCCGAGGCGGGCTTCGGCAGCCAGTTCTGCGCCGACCTGCCGCTGCCCGCCCACAGCCCGGCCCCGCCCGTCGAGACCTTGCGGGGCAACGTGGTCGCCATCACCACCGCCAACAGCGGGCTGGCCGAATTGCTGGGCATGTTGCTGCCGGTCTGGGGACTGGACTATATACAGCGCACCGTGGACGACGGGTTGCTGGGGCTCAAGCCGGACATCCTGATCACCGATTGCCCGGAATGCCTGTTCAATTTGCGCCCGACCTTCGACGCCCCGATCCTGCTCGTCACCGCCTATGGCAGTTTCATGCCCAGCGAAGAAGCCGCCGCCCTCGCGCCTTTGCTGCAGCAGGCCCGACCGCTGGCGCGCCACGCGCTTTACCAGATCCTGCGCCGGGCCCTGCAAAGCGAGGCGACGACCATCAACGACGCGCAGATCGAAGCACTGGCGCCCTCGCGGCGCGGCCGGGTGCTGCTGGTGGAGGACAACCCGGTCAACCAACTGGTGGCCAAGGGCATGCTGGTGAAGCTGGGCTGTGAAGTGGTGGTCGCGGCCCATGGCGCCGAAGCCCTGGATCAGCTCGAACAACAAACCTTCGACCTGGTCCTGATGGACTGCAACATGCCGGTCATGGATGGTTACGAAGCCAGCCGGCAGATTCGCCGCAGCGGCCGCTGGCCGGACCTGCCGATCGTCGCGCTGACGGCCAACGCGATGCCCGAGGAGCGCGAACGCTGCCGGGCCGCTGGCATGAGCGATTACCTGTCCAAGCCGTTCCGTCGCGAGGAACTGGCGGCGTTGCTGGACCAGTGGGTGCCGACTACGTCAGCCCTTTGA
- a CDS encoding ATP-binding protein translates to MDARLNAFLERADAVLARIEPLLPAPRPDIDWSQTLAARWQRDGRSGFLLPLTVSLDMRLSDLIGVDRQVEQLGRNTRQFIDGMPANHALLWGSRGTGKSSLVRALLAEHAGQGLRLIEIERDHLADLPRVVEQVAKLPQRFVLFCDDLSFESGEGDYRVLKSVLDGSLEQAPDNVLLYATSNRRHLVPEKESDNENWKRVDGELHPSEAVEDKIALSDRFGLWLSFYPFTQEHFLDVVEHWIGELAAKAGLDWQRDEALDVQAVRWATGRGNRNGRCAYQFARYWVGLKLLEHKA, encoded by the coding sequence GTGGACGCCCGATTGAATGCTTTTCTTGAGCGCGCCGATGCGGTGCTTGCCCGTATCGAGCCCTTGTTGCCCGCCCCGCGGCCCGACATCGACTGGAGCCAGACCCTGGCCGCGCGCTGGCAACGTGACGGGCGCAGCGGTTTCCTGCTGCCATTGACGGTCAGCCTCGACATGCGCCTGTCGGACCTGATCGGTGTCGACCGTCAGGTTGAACAACTGGGCCGCAACACCCGCCAGTTCATCGATGGCATGCCGGCCAACCACGCTTTGCTCTGGGGCTCGCGCGGCACCGGCAAGTCGTCGCTGGTACGTGCCTTGCTGGCCGAACATGCCGGGCAGGGCCTGCGCTTGATCGAGATCGAGCGTGACCACTTGGCCGATCTGCCCCGGGTAGTCGAGCAGGTGGCAAAACTGCCCCAGCGTTTCGTGCTGTTCTGCGATGACCTGTCGTTCGAGTCCGGCGAAGGCGACTACCGCGTGCTCAAGAGTGTGCTCGACGGTTCCCTGGAGCAGGCGCCGGACAATGTGCTGCTGTACGCCACCTCGAACCGCCGTCACCTGGTACCGGAAAAGGAAAGCGACAACGAGAACTGGAAACGGGTCGACGGCGAGCTGCACCCCAGCGAGGCGGTGGAAGACAAGATCGCCTTGTCCGACCGCTTCGGCTTGTGGCTGTCGTTCTATCCGTTTACCCAGGAGCACTTCCTCGATGTGGTAGAGCATTGGATCGGCGAACTGGCGGCCAAGGCCGGGCTCGACTGGCAGCGTGACGAAGCACTGGATGTGCAGGCGGTGCGCTGGGCAACCGGACGTGGCAACCGCAACGGACGTTGCGCCTATCAATTTGCCCGTTATTGGGTGGGCCTCAAACTCCTGGAGCACAAGGCATGA
- the htpX gene encoding protease HtpX gives MMRILLFLATNLAVVLIASITLSLFGFNGFMAANGVDLNLTQLLIFCAVFGFAGSLFSLFISKWMAKMSTGTQIISQPRTRHEQWLLQTVEQLSREAGIKMPEVGIFPAYEANAFATGWNKNDALVAVSQGLLERFSPDEVKAVLAHEIGHVANGDMVTLALIQGVVNTFVMFFARIIGNFVDKVIFKNEEGQGIAYYVATIFAELVLGILASAIVMWFSRKREFRADDAGARLAGTSAMIGALQRLRAEQGLPVHMPDTLNAFGINGGIKQGLARMFMSHPPLEERIDALRRRG, from the coding sequence ATGATGCGCATCCTGCTGTTCTTGGCCACTAACCTGGCGGTCGTGCTGATTGCCAGCATCACCCTGAGCCTTTTCGGCTTCAACGGGTTCATGGCGGCCAATGGGGTTGATCTCAACCTCACTCAGCTGCTGATCTTCTGTGCGGTGTTCGGTTTTGCCGGTTCCCTCTTCTCGCTGTTCATCTCCAAGTGGATGGCGAAGATGAGCACCGGCACCCAGATCATCAGCCAGCCGCGCACTCGTCACGAACAATGGCTGCTGCAGACCGTCGAGCAGCTGTCCCGTGAAGCCGGGATCAAGATGCCGGAAGTCGGGATCTTCCCGGCGTACGAAGCCAACGCCTTCGCCACCGGCTGGAACAAGAACGACGCCCTGGTCGCCGTCAGCCAGGGCCTGCTGGAACGGTTTTCGCCAGATGAAGTGAAAGCCGTGCTGGCCCACGAGATCGGCCACGTCGCCAACGGCGACATGGTGACTCTGGCGCTGATCCAGGGTGTGGTGAACACCTTCGTCATGTTCTTCGCCCGAATCATCGGCAACTTTGTCGACAAGGTGATTTTCAAGAACGAAGAAGGCCAGGGTATTGCCTACTACGTGGCGACCATCTTCGCCGAGCTGGTACTGGGCATCCTCGCCAGCGCCATCGTCATGTGGTTCTCGCGCAAACGCGAGTTCCGCGCCGATGACGCCGGTGCGCGCCTGGCCGGCACCAGCGCCATGATTGGCGCCCTGCAGCGCTTGCGTGCCGAACAAGGCCTGCCGGTGCACATGCCCGATACCTTGAATGCCTTCGGCATCAACGGCGGCATCAAGCAGGGCCTGGCTCGCATGTTCATGAGCCACCCGCCGCTGGAAGAGCGAATCGACGCGCTGCGTCGTCGCGGCTAA
- a CDS encoding DEAD/DEAH box helicase gives MTQETGGFAAFNLNPNILAAVIATGYEEPSAIQQQSIPIIMAGHDMIGQAQTGTGKTAAFALPILHRIDPAKREPQALILAPTRELALQVATAFETYSKQMPGVTVVAVYGGAPMGPQLKAIRNGAQIVVATPGRLCDHLRRDEKVLATVNHLVLDEADEMLKLGFMDDLEVIFKALPATRQTVLFSATLPQSIRAIAERHLRDPQHVKIQTKTQTVTAIEQAHLLVHADQKTSAVLSLLEVEDFDALIMFVRTKQATLDLASALEAKGYKAAALNGDIAQNQRERVIDSLKDGRLDIVVATDVAARGLDVPRITHVFNVDMPYDPESYVHRIGRTGRAGREGRALLLVTPRERRMLQVIERVTGQKVAEVRLPDAQAVLDARIKKLTNSLSPLVADAESTHGDLLDRLTADIGCTPRALAAALLRKATNGQALTLAAIEKERPLVPNSAPRGDRPERTGDRPDRGDRERRAPIPLGEGRARCRTALGARDGIAAKNLLGAILNEGGLAREAIGRIQVRDSFSLVELPEEGLEKLLTKLKDTRVAGKQLKLRRYRED, from the coding sequence ATGACCCAGGAAACCGGCGGCTTCGCCGCTTTTAATCTCAACCCGAACATTCTTGCTGCCGTCATTGCGACTGGCTACGAAGAACCTTCGGCTATTCAGCAGCAATCGATCCCGATCATCATGGCCGGCCACGACATGATTGGCCAGGCGCAAACCGGTACGGGTAAAACCGCTGCGTTCGCCCTACCGATCCTGCATCGCATCGATCCTGCCAAGCGCGAGCCGCAAGCCCTGATCCTGGCGCCAACCCGTGAGTTGGCGCTGCAAGTAGCAACCGCTTTCGAAACCTACTCCAAGCAAATGCCTGGCGTTACCGTTGTGGCCGTTTACGGCGGCGCCCCGATGGGCCCACAACTGAAAGCAATCCGTAATGGCGCGCAGATCGTTGTCGCCACTCCGGGCCGTCTCTGCGACCACCTGCGTCGTGACGAAAAAGTCCTCGCTACCGTGAACCACCTGGTTCTCGACGAAGCCGACGAAATGCTCAAGCTGGGTTTCATGGATGACCTGGAAGTCATCTTCAAGGCCCTGCCAGCGACTCGCCAGACTGTATTGTTCTCGGCCACCCTGCCGCAATCGATCCGTGCCATTGCCGAGCGCCACCTGCGCGATCCGCAACACGTGAAGATCCAGACCAAGACCCAGACTGTTACCGCGATCGAGCAGGCTCACCTGCTGGTTCACGCTGACCAGAAGACTTCTGCCGTTCTCAGCTTGCTGGAAGTGGAAGACTTCGACGCCCTGATCATGTTCGTGCGCACCAAGCAAGCGACCCTGGACCTGGCCAGCGCCCTGGAAGCCAAAGGCTACAAAGCCGCTGCGCTGAACGGTGACATTGCCCAGAACCAGCGCGAGCGCGTGATCGATTCCCTCAAGGACGGCCGTCTGGACATCGTTGTGGCGACCGACGTTGCCGCCCGTGGTCTGGACGTTCCGCGCATCACCCACGTGTTCAACGTGGACATGCCGTACGATCCGGAATCCTACGTCCACCGTATCGGCCGTACCGGCCGTGCCGGTCGCGAAGGTCGCGCGCTGCTGTTGGTGACTCCGCGTGAGCGCCGCATGCTGCAAGTGATCGAGCGTGTGACCGGTCAGAAGGTCGCGGAAGTTCGCCTGCCGGACGCCCAGGCCGTTCTCGATGCCCGCATCAAGAAACTGACCAACAGCCTGTCGCCGCTGGTAGCTGACGCCGAATCGACCCACGGTGATCTGCTTGATCGCCTGACCGCCGACATCGGTTGCACCCCGCGTGCCCTGGCCGCTGCCCTGCTGCGCAAGGCTACCAACGGTCAGGCGCTGACCCTGGCGGCGATCGAGAAGGAGCGTCCATTGGTGCCGAACAGCGCACCGCGTGGTGATCGTCCCGAGCGTACCGGTGATCGTCCGGACCGTGGTGATCGCGAGCGTCGCGCACCGATCCCGCTGGGCGAAGGCCGTGCCCGCTGCCGTACCGCGCTGGGTGCTCGTGACGGCATTGCCGCCAAGAACCTGCTGGGCGCGATCCTCAACGAAGGCGGCCTGGCCCGCGAAGCGATCGGTCGCATCCAGGTGCGTGACAGCTTCAGCCTGGTGGAACTGCCGGAAGAAGGCCTGGAGAAGTTGCTGACCAAGCTCAAGGACACTCGCGTGGCTGGCAAGCAGCTCAAGCTGCGTCGTTACCGCGAGGATTGA
- a CDS encoding spermidine synthase — MTEERVEHLLAEVHDEFGMIRVLEVADYRFLEFGDAIEQSCVFTADPSWLEYDYTRAMLIGALCHEQPESALFLGLGAGTLTQACLKFLPLEDVEAIELRPDVPRLAIEYLGLDDDPRLYIRVGDALELLETAEPADLIFVDLYTDVGPGVGHLAWGFLENCQKRLNPGGWLVINQWATDDGKPLGAALLRGLYHRHYWELPVKEGNVILIVPADLDQALDMQGLVARAEGLAPRLGYSLQSLIKAIRPAT; from the coding sequence ATGACAGAGGAGCGCGTCGAGCATTTGCTCGCCGAGGTGCACGACGAGTTCGGCATGATCCGCGTACTCGAAGTGGCTGATTACCGGTTTCTCGAGTTTGGCGATGCGATCGAGCAGAGCTGCGTGTTCACGGCTGATCCGAGCTGGCTCGAATATGACTACACCCGCGCCATGCTCATCGGTGCGTTGTGCCACGAGCAACCGGAGAGCGCGCTGTTCCTCGGGCTGGGGGCCGGTACGCTGACCCAGGCCTGCCTCAAGTTCCTGCCGCTGGAGGATGTCGAGGCCATCGAACTGCGCCCCGACGTGCCGCGCCTGGCCATCGAATACCTCGGGCTGGACGATGATCCGCGCCTGTACATCCGCGTCGGTGACGCCTTGGAGCTACTCGAAACGGCGGAGCCGGCGGACCTGATTTTCGTCGACCTCTATACCGATGTCGGTCCCGGCGTCGGTCACCTCGCCTGGGGGTTTCTGGAAAACTGCCAGAAGCGCCTCAATCCCGGCGGCTGGCTGGTGATCAACCAGTGGGCCACCGACGACGGCAAGCCGCTAGGCGCGGCGCTCTTGCGCGGCTTGTATCACCGGCACTACTGGGAGTTGCCGGTGAAGGAGGGCAACGTCATCCTGATCGTGCCGGCGGACCTGGACCAGGCGCTGGACATGCAAGGTCTGGTGGCCCGTGCCGAAGGGCTCGCGCCGCGGTTGGGTTATTCGTTGCAATCGTTGATCAAGGCGATCCGCCCGGCGACTTAA
- a CDS encoding thiopurine S-methyltransferase: protein MDPEFWHKRWSTNQIGFHLPEVNPYLQRFWPQLGLPEETRVLVPLCGKTLDLLWLAQQGFSVLGVELSEKAVTDFFQEHQLEPNVSEEGAFKVFRSGAIEIRCGDVFALTPLDVADCATLYDRAALIALPAPMRERYAAHLQNIMPDCVGLVITLDYNQDEMPGPPFSVGHEEVQRLLGKAWQLQVLQEQDVLGESWKFLQAGVKRLDERVYLVSSR from the coding sequence ATGGATCCCGAGTTTTGGCACAAGCGCTGGTCAACCAATCAGATCGGCTTTCATCTGCCGGAAGTGAACCCTTACTTGCAGCGTTTCTGGCCCCAGTTGGGATTGCCTGAAGAAACTCGAGTATTGGTGCCCTTGTGCGGCAAGACGCTGGATCTGCTGTGGTTGGCGCAACAAGGTTTTTCCGTGCTCGGAGTGGAGCTATCGGAAAAGGCCGTCACTGATTTTTTCCAGGAGCATCAGCTTGAGCCAAACGTGAGTGAGGAGGGCGCCTTCAAGGTGTTTCGTTCTGGTGCCATCGAAATCCGCTGCGGTGATGTCTTTGCGTTGACGCCTTTGGACGTCGCGGATTGCGCGACGTTGTATGACCGCGCTGCACTGATCGCCCTGCCTGCACCGATGCGCGAGCGTTATGCGGCCCATCTGCAGAACATAATGCCGGACTGCGTCGGGTTGGTGATTACCCTGGACTACAACCAGGACGAGATGCCTGGGCCGCCGTTTTCGGTAGGACATGAGGAGGTGCAGCGGTTGCTGGGCAAGGCTTGGCAATTGCAAGTCCTGCAGGAGCAGGATGTGCTGGGCGAGAGTTGGAAGTTCTTGCAGGCGGGCGTGAAGCGGCTGGATGAGCGGGTGTATCTGGTGTCCAGTCGTTGA
- a CDS encoding class III extradiol ring-cleavage dioxygenase, whose amino-acid sequence MLPSLFISHGSPMLALEPGESGPALARLAAQMPKPKAIVIVSAHWESNELLVSANPRPRTWHDFGGFPKALYQVQYPAPGDPHLATQVAELLNAAQLPARLETGRPSDHGVWVPLSLMYPEADIPVVQVSLPSQRGPTLQTQVGRALAGLREQDLLLIGSGSITHNLGDLDWNAGPDSIEPWAKAFRDWIVAQLAANDEFALHDYRRQAPHAVRSHPSDEHLLPLYFARGAGGKFSVAHEGFTMGTLGMDIYRFD is encoded by the coding sequence ATGCTGCCCAGCCTGTTTATCTCCCATGGTTCACCGATGCTTGCCCTGGAACCCGGCGAGAGCGGCCCGGCCTTGGCTCGCCTGGCCGCGCAAATGCCGAAGCCCAAGGCCATCGTGATTGTGTCCGCCCATTGGGAGAGCAATGAACTGTTGGTCAGCGCCAACCCGCGACCACGTACATGGCATGACTTCGGTGGCTTCCCGAAAGCGTTGTATCAAGTCCAATATCCGGCGCCAGGCGATCCCCACCTGGCAACGCAGGTCGCCGAACTGCTCAATGCCGCGCAATTGCCGGCACGCCTGGAGACAGGGCGGCCATCGGACCATGGCGTCTGGGTGCCGCTGTCGTTGATGTACCCCGAAGCCGACATTCCCGTGGTACAGGTTTCCCTGCCCAGCCAGCGCGGCCCGACACTGCAGACGCAGGTCGGCCGGGCGCTGGCAGGACTGCGCGAACAGGACCTCCTGCTGATCGGTTCCGGCAGTATCACGCATAACCTGGGGGATCTGGACTGGAACGCCGGCCCTGACAGCATCGAGCCCTGGGCCAAGGCATTCCGCGATTGGATAGTGGCGCAACTGGCGGCCAACGACGAGTTCGCCTTGCATGATTACCGCCGCCAGGCCCCCCATGCGGTGCGCAGCCATCCCAGCGACGAGCACCTGCTGCCGCTGTATTTTGCCCGGGGGGCGGGTGGGAAATTCAGCGTTGCCCATGAAGGGTTCACGATGGGAACGTTGGGCATGGACATTTATCGGTTTGATTGA
- a CDS encoding pyridoxal phosphate-dependent aminotransferase, producing the protein MQVSKSNKLANVCYDIRGPVLKHAKRLEEEGHRILKLNIGNPAPFGFEAPDEILQDVIRNLPTAQGYSDSKGLFSARKAVMQYYQQKQVEGIGIEDIYLGNGVSELIVMSMQALLNNGDEVLVPAPDYPLWTAAVSLSGGNPVHYLCDEQANWFPDLADIKAKITPNTKALVIINPNNPTGAVYSREVLLGMLELARQHNLVVFSDEIYDKILYDDAVHVCTASLAPDLLCLTFNGLSKSYRVAGFRSGWIAISGPKHHAQSYIEGIDMLANMRLCANVPSQHAIQTALGGYQSINDLVLPQGRLLEQRNRTWELLNDIPGVSCVKPMGALYAFPRIDPKVCPIHNDEKFVLDLLLSEKLLVVQGTAFNWPWPDHFRVVTLPRVDDLDQAIGRIGNFLKSYRQ; encoded by the coding sequence ATGCAGGTCAGCAAATCGAACAAGCTCGCCAACGTCTGCTACGACATTCGCGGCCCGGTGCTCAAGCACGCCAAACGCCTGGAAGAGGAAGGCCATCGCATCCTCAAGCTGAACATCGGCAACCCGGCGCCCTTTGGTTTCGAAGCCCCCGATGAAATTCTCCAGGACGTCATCCGCAACCTGCCGACCGCGCAAGGCTACAGCGACTCCAAGGGCCTGTTCAGCGCACGCAAGGCCGTGATGCAGTATTACCAGCAGAAGCAGGTCGAAGGCATCGGCATCGAGGACATCTACCTGGGCAACGGCGTGTCCGAGCTGATCGTGATGTCGATGCAGGCCTTGCTCAACAACGGCGACGAAGTGCTGGTGCCGGCGCCGGATTATCCGCTGTGGACCGCCGCCGTCAGCCTGTCCGGTGGCAACCCGGTGCATTACCTGTGCGACGAGCAGGCCAACTGGTTCCCTGACCTGGCAGACATCAAGGCCAAGATCACCCCGAATACCAAGGCCCTGGTGATCATCAACCCGAACAACCCGACCGGCGCGGTGTATTCTCGCGAAGTGCTGCTGGGCATGCTCGAACTGGCCCGCCAGCACAACCTGGTGGTGTTCTCCGACGAGATCTACGACAAGATCCTCTACGATGACGCCGTGCACGTCTGCACCGCCTCCCTGGCACCGGACCTGCTGTGCCTGACCTTCAACGGCCTCTCCAAGTCCTATCGTGTCGCTGGCTTCCGCTCCGGCTGGATCGCCATCTCCGGCCCCAAGCACCACGCCCAGAGCTACATCGAAGGCATCGACATGCTGGCCAACATGCGCCTGTGCGCCAACGTGCCGAGCCAGCATGCGATCCAGACAGCGTTGGGTGGCTACCAGAGCATCAACGACCTGGTCCTGCCCCAGGGCCGTTTGCTGGAACAGCGCAATCGCACCTGGGAACTGCTCAATGACATCCCCGGCGTCAGCTGCGTCAAGCCGATGGGTGCGCTGTATGCCTTCCCGCGAATCGACCCGAAGGTCTGCCCGATCCACAACGACGAGAAATTTGTACTCGACCTGCTGCTGTCGGAGAAATTGCTGGTCGTCCAGGGCACGGCGTTCAACTGGCCATGGCCGGACCATTTCCGCGTCGTGACCCTGCCGCGGGTTGACGACCTCGATCAGGCCATTGGCCGCATCGGCAATTTCCTCAAATCCTACCGTCAATGA
- the msrB gene encoding peptide-methionine (R)-S-oxide reductase MsrB — protein MEKLQKTLEEWREMLDPEQYNVCRLKGTERPFSGKYNATKTDGIYHCICCNEPLFDSTTKFDSGCGWPSFYAPIEGSAVVEVRDVSHGMIRTEVVCAQCDAHLGHVFPDGPPPTGLRYCINSVCLDLVPRE, from the coding sequence ATGGAAAAGTTGCAGAAAACCCTGGAAGAATGGCGTGAGATGCTCGATCCGGAGCAATACAACGTCTGTCGCCTCAAAGGCACCGAGCGACCGTTCTCCGGCAAGTACAACGCGACCAAGACCGATGGCATCTACCACTGCATCTGCTGCAACGAGCCGTTGTTCGATTCGACGACCAAGTTCGATTCCGGCTGCGGCTGGCCGAGTTTCTACGCGCCGATCGAAGGAAGCGCGGTGGTGGAGGTGCGGGATGTCAGCCATGGCATGATTCGCACCGAGGTGGTCTGCGCCCAATGCGACGCGCACCTGGGCCATGTCTTCCCCGACGGCCCACCGCCCACTGGCCTGCGTTACTGCATCAACTCGGTGTGCCTGGATCTCGTGCCCCGCGAGTAA
- a CDS encoding glutathione peroxidase: MTDNLLSIPCTTIKGEQKTLADFAGKAVLVVNTASQCGFTPQYKGLEALWQSYKDQGLVVLGFPCNQFGKQEPGNEGTISEFCELNFGVSFPLFKKIDVNGANAHPLFVQLKQRAPGVLGSKGIKWNFTKFLIGKDGQVVKRFAPTTKPEDLTGEIEALLK; this comes from the coding sequence ATGACCGACAATCTGTTGAGCATTCCCTGCACCACCATCAAGGGCGAGCAGAAGACGCTTGCCGATTTCGCCGGCAAGGCCGTGCTGGTGGTCAACACCGCCAGCCAATGCGGCTTCACTCCGCAGTACAAGGGCCTTGAGGCATTGTGGCAGTCCTATAAGGACCAGGGCCTCGTGGTGCTGGGCTTTCCTTGCAACCAGTTCGGCAAGCAGGAACCAGGCAACGAAGGGACGATCTCCGAGTTTTGCGAGCTCAACTTCGGCGTGAGTTTTCCGCTGTTCAAGAAGATCGATGTCAACGGGGCCAATGCCCATCCGCTATTTGTCCAGCTCAAGCAGCGGGCGCCCGGTGTGCTGGGGTCCAAGGGCATCAAGTGGAATTTCACCAAGTTCCTGATCGGCAAGGACGGCCAGGTGGTCAAGCGTTTCGCCCCGACCACCAAGCCCGAGGATCTCACTGGCGAGATCGAAGCCCTGCTCAAATGA
- a CDS encoding MarR family winged helix-turn-helix transcriptional regulator: MSDLSVDSLKLDSQLCFKLYAASRAVIRGYKPMLDQLGLTYPQYLAMLVLWEWQDNTPEQPTVKALGERLLLDSGTLTPLLKRLEQLSLVRRQRSVQDEREVHLSLSDAGRALREQVGPLKARLLCDSGIDLDRVGELRDNLDHLLKQIKGLT; this comes from the coding sequence ATGAGCGACTTGTCAGTCGATTCGCTGAAGCTCGACAGTCAGTTGTGCTTCAAGCTGTACGCCGCATCACGGGCGGTGATTCGTGGCTACAAGCCGATGCTCGATCAGCTTGGCCTGACCTATCCGCAGTACCTGGCGATGCTGGTGCTGTGGGAATGGCAGGACAACACCCCGGAGCAGCCCACGGTGAAGGCGCTTGGAGAACGTTTGCTGCTGGATTCCGGCACGCTGACGCCGTTGCTCAAGCGCCTGGAGCAGTTGAGCCTGGTCCGCCGCCAACGCTCGGTCCAGGATGAGCGAGAGGTGCATCTGAGCCTGTCGGATGCGGGCCGCGCCTTGCGCGAGCAGGTCGGCCCGCTCAAGGCGCGCCTGCTGTGCGACAGCGGGATCGATCTGGATCGCGTGGGTGAGCTGCGCGATAACCTGGATCACCTGCTCAAGCAGATCAAAGGGCTGACGTAG